From a single Larimichthys crocea isolate SSNF chromosome XIII, L_crocea_2.0, whole genome shotgun sequence genomic region:
- the mex3a gene encoding RNA-binding protein MEX3A: MPSLLVLAGIMEKNGGYGGDLAGSGFGSEGLLVPPDEEEDDSRALRVALGQLSLLGLGEGEDGGGAPTTGVQDRSNNNNNHHNHTNSVGGGGGDTAILQGKSKLCALYESSSSETKGRGCNITECVPVPSSEHVAEIVGRQGCKIKALRAKTNTYIKTPVRGEEPVFLITGRKEDVALARREIISAAEHFSMLRASRNKLGVSFSGSPPTPLPGQTTIQVRVPYRVVGLVVGPKGSTIKRIQQQTCTYIVTPSRDRDPVFEITGSPSNAERAREEIEAHIAFRTGGLHDHNNENDCLGPNGGSSPAGSSGGLESRLQQVWGLQGGQRKPLTSSYRQNFSDAMVGGGGGGGGGEGGGIYNKGNFSSSGEKPCSYFGSEGTQSWGDPDYPKQVAFYAQQRSKSFGGLPLPLTRLSPGLPEPCGGGSTNNSSVTSIVPVSGSPHAQARRAHSEPTSAGEGFPGRLPVPDSPPATVRDCMTCFESKVTAALVPCGHNLFCMECAIRICELNHPECPVCHTQVTQAIRIFS, translated from the exons ATGCCTAGCCTGCTGGTTCTAGCAGGGATCATGGAGAAAAATGGGGGCTACGGCGGGGATCTGGCCGGCTCCGGCTTCGGAAGCGAAGGTCTCCTTGTGCCGCCCGATGAGGAGGAAGACGACTCCCGTGCCCTCAGGGTCGCGCTGGGCCAGTTGTCTCTGTTGGGGCTCGGGGAAGGCGAGGACGGCGGCGGAGCCCCAACAACAGGAGTACAGGACCGgagtaacaataacaacaaccaccacaacCACACGAACAGCgtcggaggaggtggaggggacaCGGCGATCCTGCAAGGGAAAAGCAAGTTGTGCGCCCTGTACGAGAGCTCCTCAAGTGAGACGAAAGGACGAGGCTGCAACATAACAGAATGCGTCCCGGTGCCCAGCTCGGAACATGTGGCCGAAATAGTGGGGAGACAAG GTTGCAAGATCAAAGCCCTGCGGGCCAAGACCAACACCTACATCAAAACCCCCGTTAGAGGAGAGGAGCCCGTGTTCTTAATCACTGGCCGGAAGGAGGATGTTGCACTGGCCCGCCGTGAAATCATCTCCGCTGCAGAGCACTTCTCCATGCTCCGGGCGTCCCGCAACAAGCTGGGGGTGTCCTTTAGCGGCTCCCCGCCCACACCTTTGCCAGGTCAGACCACCATTCAGGTGAGAGTGCCATACCGTGTCGTGGGGCTTGTAGTGGGGCCTAAAGGATCCACCATCAAACGCATCCAGCAGCAAACCTGCACTTACATCGTCACCCCGAGTCGAGACCGCGACCCCGTCTTCGAAATCACGGGGTCACCCAGCAATGCCGAGCGGGCCCGCGAGGAGATTGAAGCACACATTGCCTTCCGAACAGGAGGCCTGCATGACCACAATAATGAGAATGACTGTCTGGGGCCGAATGGTGGAAGCAGCCCAGCGGGCAGCAGCGGTGGTCTGGAGAGCCGGCTACAGCAGGTGTGGGGGCTGCAGGGGGGCCAGCGCAAGCCTCTCACCAGCAGCTACCGCCAGAACTTCTCAGATGCCATGgttggagggggaggaggaggaggaggaggtgagggagggggaATCTACAACAAGGGCAACTTCTCCAGTTCTGGAGAGAAGCCTTGCTCTTATTTTGGATCAGAGGGTACCCAGAGCTGGGGCGACCCTGACTACCCCAAACAGGTGGCCTTCTACGCCCAACAGCGATCCAAGAGCTTCGGAGGCCTCCCACTCCCCCTGACCAGACTCTCCCCTGGTTTACCCGAGCCCTGCGGAGGTGGAAGCACCAACAACTCTTCAGTCACCAGCATTGTGCCCGTATCCGGCTCGCCTCATGCCCAGGCCCGCCGCGCCCACAGCGAGCCCACCTCAGCCGGCGAGGGTTTCCCAGGCCGTCTGCCAGTGCCGGACTCGCCACCGGCCACTGTGCGGGACTGCATGACCTGCTTTGAAAGCAAAGTGACGGCTGCCTTGGTGCCCTGTGGCCATAACCTCTTCTGCATGGAGTGTGCCATCCGAATCTGTGAGCTCAACCACCCGGAGTGCCCAGTGTGCCACACCCAGGTCACACAGGCCATCCGAATATTCTCTTAA
- the rab11al gene encoding RAB11a, member RAS oncogene family, like, with translation MTNREDEYDYLFKVVLIGDSGVGKSNLLSRFTRNEFNLESKSTIGVEFATRSIQVEGKTVKAQIWDTAGQERYRAITSAYYRGAVGALLVYDIAKHLTYENAERWLKELQDHADSNIVIMLVGNKSDLRHLRAVPTDEAKAMAEKHGLSFLETSALDSSNVELAFQTILTAIYNIVSQRQMSGRSDSDFSPASNVVPITVEPTQNSASKGICCQNN, from the exons ATGACTAACCGAGAAGACGAGTATGACTATCTTTTTAAAG TGGTGCTGATCGGAGATTCAGGCGTAGGCAAGAGTAACCTGCTGTCCCGCTTCACCCGGAATGAGTTCAACCTGGAGAGCAAGAGCACCATCGGGGTGGAGTTTGCCACGCGCAGCATCCAGGTAGAAGGCAAGACCGTCAAGGCTCAGATCTGGGACACAGCTGGACAGGAGCGATACCGGGCTATCACTTCAGC GTACTACCGCGGAGCGGTCGGAGCTCTCTTGGTTTACGACATTGCCAAGCACCTGACGTATGAAAACGCCGAGCGCtggctgaaggagctgcaggacCACGCCGACAGCAACATAGTCATCATGCTAGTGGGCAACAAAAGTGATCTGCGCCACCTTAGAGCAGTGCCCACAGACGAGGCCAAGGCCATGGCAG agaaGCACGGGTTGTCTTTCCTGGAGACGTCTGCCTTAGACTCATCTAATGTGGAGCTGGCCTTCCAGACTATTCTTACAG CCATCTACAACATCGTGTCACAGAGGCAGATGTCAGGGCGAAGCGACTCAGACTTCTCACCAGCCTCCAACGTAGTGCCCATCACAGTTGAGCCCACCCAAAACTCAGCCAGTAAGGGCATCTGCTGCCAGAACAACTGA